A single window of Anopheles moucheti chromosome 2, idAnoMoucSN_F20_07, whole genome shotgun sequence DNA harbors:
- the LOC128309474 gene encoding protein THEM6-like → MWCLAAFVGLLYALCDVNYFIRVFSTVLHVVLFPGTIKVTDKHTIYGFCTTQDVDFLLNHMNNGRYLRELDFCRFYWYGRSRFWPLGNAKNLLQGECMVRYRRMLPIFKPYKVETQMIWWDERSIYFEHKFITLHDGFIRTVAYSRQRAIGVDLLEYVQQFPECRQRPEQPAVLKGWMESNEVSSQQLRK, encoded by the exons ATGTGGTGCTTGGCGGCTTTTGTGGGTCTCTTGTATGCCCTGTGTGATGTGAACTACTTCATACGGGTGTTCTCCACCGTGCTACACGTGGTACTGTTCCCCGGTACAATCAAGGTCACGGACAAGCACACCATCTACG GTTTCTGCACAACGCAGGATGTCGATTTCCTGCTGAACCATATGAACAATGGGCGATATCTGCGTGAGCTAGACTTCTGCCGGTTTTACTGGTACGGACGGTCACGCTTTTGGCCGCTCGGCAACGCGAAGAATCTTCTGCAGGGCGAATGTATGGTACGGTACCGGCGCATGCTGCCCATCTTCAAACCGTACAAGGTGGAAACCCAAATGATCTGGTGGGACGAACGGTCAATCTACTTTGAGCATAAGTTTATCACACTACACGACGGGTTTATCCGTACGGTCGCATATTCACGCCAGCGTGCCATCGGGGTCGATTTGCTCGAGTACGTCCAGCAGTTCCCGGAGTGTCGCCAACGGCCAGAACAACCGGCCGTCCTGAAAGGTTGGATGGAATCGAATGAAGTGAGCAGCCAGCAGCTTCGCAAGTGA